The bacterium DNA segment CGCGGGGTAGTTGTAGACGCGCATGAAGGGGGGGATGCCCTGGGTGACCATGCAGCCGCCGCCCGTGTACGAGTAGGCGCCCACGTGGTTGAACTGCTGTACGCCGGTCAGGCCGCCGATTATCGCGTAGTCATCCACCGTCACGTGACCGGCCAGGGTCGCCACGTTGGCCAGAATCACGCCCGAGCCCACCACGCAGTCGTGGGCCACGTGGGAGTAGGCCATCAAGAGGCACCCCGAGCCCACCTGGGTCCGCATGCTCGCCTGCGTCCCCCGGTGGATGGTCACCCCCTCCCGGAGGGTGTTCGAGTCCCCGATGATGGTCTCGCTCGGCTCGCCCTCGAACTTCAGGTCCTGGGGGACGACGCCGATGACGGCGAAGGGGAAGATGGTGTTGTGTTCGCCGATTTTCGTCGGCCCCTCGATGACGACGTGGCTCTTGAGCACCGTCCCGGCGCCGATGGTCACGCCGGAGCCCACGCACGAGAAGGGGCCCACGATGACGTCTTCGGCCAACCGGGCCTCGGGGTGGACGATGGAGCTGGGGTGGACCAGGGGCATTTACCCCCCCGTTTTCGGTATCTTTTTCCCGTTGCCCAACACCTCGACCCCGCCCTCGGGCACCTCGAAGTAGCAGCTCATGATGCCGGAGACGGTCGTTTTTCCATCCACGGAAGCCCGGGCTTTCATCTTGCACAGACCTCGGTGGATGGTGATTATCTCGGTGTATAGGTCCAGGCGATCGCCGGGAACCACGGTGTGCCGGAGCTTCATGTCGTCGAAGCCCCGCAGGAGGATCACCTGGCCCTCCGTGAGATCGTAGGAGAAGTGGAGGAGGATGCCCCCCGCCTGGGCCAGCGCCTCGACCTGCATCACCCCGGGCATGATCGGCTCGCCGGGGAAATGGCCGGTGAAGTAGGGCTCGTTGTGGGTGACGTTCTTGTAGGCCTTGATGTA contains these protein-coding regions:
- the lpxA gene encoding acyl-ACP--UDP-N-acetylglucosamine O-acyltransferase; this encodes MPLVHPSSIVHPEARLAEDVIVGPFSCVGSGVTIGAGTVLKSHVVIEGPTKIGEHNTIFPFAVIGVVPQDLKFEGEPSETIIGDSNTLREGVTIHRGTQASMRTQVGSGCLLMAYSHVAHDCVVGSGVILANVATLAGHVTVDDYAIIGGLTGVQQFNHVGAYSYTGGGCMVTQGIPPFMRVYNYPATHVGSINDVGLKRHGFSDERVGLIKRAYRILYRSGLAPKGALERIKAELEPNEDIARLTAFLESADRGIVKGGGRWETGGRGAGGEA
- the fabZ gene encoding 3-hydroxyacyl-ACP dehydratase FabZ, translating into MPPGIMDIKGILAKLPHRYPFQMVDRVVEVEPLRYIKAYKNVTHNEPYFTGHFPGEPIMPGVMQVEALAQAGGILLHFSYDLTEGQVILLRGFDDMKLRHTVVPGDRLDLYTEIITIHRGLCKMKARASVDGKTTVSGIMSCYFEVPEGGVEVLGNGKKIPKTGG